The DNA segment TAACACTGTTTAAATTATTTATAAAAAAATTAGGCTTTAAAAGATTTAAATTATAGAGAAAATAAGATTTAAGTAAAAAATGAGTATAATTAAATTTATAAAAGCTCTTTAATATGTTTATATAATTCATCAAAAACAAATGGTTTATCAATAAAAATTATATTTTCAGATTTAATAAAATTATCAAGTTCATCAGAATGATTTATACCTGAAATAAATATAAATTTATAGTTATCATCTTTAAATCTTTTATAAATATCAATACCATTAAAACCTTCTTCTTTAAGTATTAAATCAACAATAATTAAATCAGGATGTTTATTAATAATGATTTTAGAAGCACTAAAATAATT comes from the Methanobrevibacter wolinii SH genome and includes:
- a CDS encoding response regulator codes for the protein MFIKSIIIIEDEAIISLDLYLELKDKGYTVYNADNYFSASKIIINKHPDLIIVDLILKEEGFNGIDIYKRFKDDNYKFIFISGINHSDELDNFIKSENIIFIDKPFVFDELYKHIKELL